One window from the genome of Commensalibacter oyaizuii encodes:
- a CDS encoding complex I NDUFA9 subunit family protein, whose amino-acid sequence MSDIRKVATIIGDNGFVENYIVERLVKAGYVVRVAVPQPALVNNIRPFGNVGQITPLYCSVEQENTIIRAVEGATVVINCAEASFGQNKTKLDRKNVKAAQIIAQLCATAGVETLIHRSALGADMNSSSPYLVSKKQGEEVVLKAFPAATILRPSVVFGPEDQFLNKLSLMAGYFPVFPVYKVNTRLQPVYVGDVADAVMQVIKNQDCRGKVYDLAGPQTFTNRELVNYLLRYLHRNNDASGLSPILIRLMAFGLQFMPGSLMTPELLNMMEYDSVLDGKQNGLTELGIVPISIETMAPVFLYCYRSSEDLTELKALQQYIK is encoded by the coding sequence GTGAGCGATATACGTAAAGTAGCTACGATTATTGGTGATAACGGATTTGTTGAAAATTATATTGTTGAACGTTTAGTTAAGGCTGGATATGTTGTCCGTGTGGCGGTTCCTCAACCTGCGCTTGTAAACAATATTCGACCCTTTGGAAATGTGGGACAAATTACACCGCTTTATTGTTCAGTTGAACAAGAAAATACGATTATTCGGGCAGTCGAAGGGGCAACGGTTGTCATAAACTGTGCCGAAGCAAGTTTTGGTCAAAATAAAACAAAGCTAGATCGCAAAAATGTCAAGGCTGCACAAATTATAGCACAGCTTTGTGCAACAGCTGGTGTTGAAACCTTAATTCATCGTTCTGCATTGGGTGCAGATATGAATAGCAGTTCTCCATACTTGGTCAGTAAAAAGCAAGGAGAGGAAGTTGTGCTAAAAGCCTTTCCTGCTGCTACGATTTTACGCCCTAGCGTCGTCTTTGGGCCTGAGGATCAGTTTTTAAACAAACTAAGTCTAATGGCGGGTTATTTTCCTGTTTTTCCAGTGTATAAAGTGAATACACGACTGCAACCTGTATATGTTGGGGATGTCGCGGATGCAGTTATGCAAGTGATTAAAAATCAGGATTGTAGAGGAAAGGTTTACGATTTAGCAGGCCCTCAAACATTTACCAATCGGGAATTGGTTAACTATTTATTACGTTATTTGCATCGTAATAATGACGCTAGTGGGCTTTCCCCAATCCTTATTCGTTTAATGGCGTTTGGATTGCAATTTATGCCTGGTTCGCTAATGACGCCAGAGTTGCTAAATATGATGGAATACGATTCTGTTTTGGATGGAAAACAAAATGGTTTGACAGAGCTAGGGATCGTTCCAATTTCTATCGAGACGATGGCACCTGTGTTTTTATATTGTTATCGTTCCTCTGAGGATTTGACAGAGTTGAAAGCATTGCAGCAATATATTAAGTAA
- a CDS encoding phage neck terminator protein, with translation MYDLVGRFIEKAIPIKGAELTIIKGINNRVSSPKSPYVILQVVDENQISTTETRYTDKHKILWARSEVTIEMRFVGAKNIAALQMAKAFTIRFNDAWASEQFEKYSDIFFPLYSDDVKIERVSINAEDQYEDTCSVAVYFEYHPEFGICEESAKEVVMSVLNAD, from the coding sequence ATGTATGACTTAGTAGGGAGGTTCATTGAAAAGGCTATTCCAATTAAAGGGGCCGAATTAACAATCATTAAAGGGATAAATAACCGAGTTTCGTCACCTAAGTCTCCTTACGTTATTTTACAAGTTGTTGATGAAAACCAGATTTCAACAACAGAAACAAGATATACAGATAAACATAAAATCCTATGGGCACGATCAGAAGTTACGATAGAAATGAGATTCGTAGGGGCAAAGAACATTGCAGCCTTACAGATGGCTAAGGCTTTTACCATTAGGTTTAATGACGCTTGGGCAAGTGAGCAATTTGAGAAATATAGCGATATTTTCTTTCCACTTTATAGTGATGATGTGAAAATCGAGAGAGTATCGATTAATGCCGAAGATCAGTATGAAGATACTTGCTCTGTTGCTGTTTATTTTGAATATCATCCAGAATTCGGTATTTGTGAAGAGAGTGCCAAAGAAGTTGTTATGAGCGTACTGAACGCTGATTAA
- a CDS encoding LexA family protein — translation MAKTIVTQISPVHYDHDQRRYLPCIEVYVRAGFPSPATDYLEKPLDLTEHLITHPSSTYYIRVSGDSMIDYGIFDRDLLIVDRSLTPISGDIVIVALDGELTCKCLAFKNNVPYLQSGNPEYPSIEIKDKETCIWGVVIHNIHSFRSRRK, via the coding sequence GTGGCTAAAACAATTGTAACCCAGATCAGTCCTGTTCATTATGATCATGATCAAAGACGGTATTTACCTTGTATTGAGGTTTATGTTCGTGCTGGGTTCCCTTCTCCAGCAACAGATTATTTAGAAAAACCGTTAGACCTAACAGAACATTTAATTACACATCCATCTTCTACTTACTATATTCGTGTATCGGGTGATTCAATGATTGATTACGGAATATTTGACCGTGACTTGCTAATCGTTGATCGTTCTCTTACCCCTATATCAGGGGATATTGTCATTGTTGCATTGGATGGAGAACTGACGTGTAAATGTCTGGCATTTAAAAACAATGTACCTTATCTTCAATCAGGTAATCCCGAATATCCATCAATTGAAATTAAAGATAAGGAAACCTGTATATGGGGGGTAGTCATCCATAACATTCATTCATTTAGAAGCCGACGTAAATGA
- a CDS encoding Y-family DNA polymerase has product MIGLLDCNNFYASCERAFNPKLEGQPIGILSNNDGCVIARSNELKPYVPMGMPAFKIPPHIKKKITLLSSNYELYGDMSQRVFSIVQEYIYDTELYSIDEAFLHLQNKQNATEYCIALRKIIHQCTGIPVSIGLSLTKTLAKIANHVAKKNTDYQGVYFLNPDHPAFASILQQFPVTEIWGIGRRLSVKLSNMGIQTAWQLRNCDAHFLGKQFSVVMERTILELRGIPCIDLEGTHTLKKNIMTSRSFGNATNDFHDLEDIVRIHASRGAEKLRSQHSLAQAVLVFLKTNRFHKIKSQYHPSIAIPLLYPTSDTREIIQAAQNGLRRIYKKNYLYQKAGIMMLDIVGQDKNQLNIFSNTNTDEAKKRSEILMQTLDNINKKMGRNKIAFGATKSTASWNLKRNHLSQRYTTRWDELPVVKAV; this is encoded by the coding sequence ATGATTGGACTACTAGACTGTAATAACTTTTACGCGTCTTGCGAGCGTGCCTTTAACCCCAAACTGGAAGGTCAACCTATCGGTATTCTTTCCAATAACGATGGATGCGTTATTGCCAGATCAAACGAACTGAAACCTTATGTTCCAATGGGTATGCCCGCCTTTAAAATACCACCTCATATTAAAAAGAAAATTACATTACTTAGTTCAAATTACGAGCTATATGGCGATATGAGTCAGAGGGTATTCTCTATCGTACAAGAATATATTTACGATACAGAACTATATTCTATCGATGAAGCTTTTTTGCATTTGCAAAATAAACAAAATGCTACTGAATATTGTATTGCTTTACGAAAAATTATTCACCAATGTACGGGAATACCTGTTTCAATTGGTCTTTCATTAACTAAAACCTTGGCTAAAATTGCCAATCATGTTGCAAAGAAAAATACGGATTATCAAGGTGTTTATTTTTTAAACCCTGACCATCCTGCATTTGCATCAATCTTGCAACAATTCCCTGTCACTGAAATTTGGGGCATTGGCCGTCGGCTATCTGTAAAGTTATCAAATATGGGCATTCAAACTGCTTGGCAACTTAGAAATTGCGATGCACACTTTTTAGGGAAGCAATTTTCAGTAGTCATGGAGCGCACTATTTTAGAGTTACGTGGCATCCCTTGTATAGATCTAGAAGGCACACACACCCTTAAGAAAAATATCATGACTTCTCGCAGTTTTGGAAATGCAACGAACGATTTTCATGATTTAGAAGACATCGTTCGTATTCATGCCAGTCGAGGCGCTGAAAAATTAAGATCACAACATTCTTTGGCACAAGCTGTGTTAGTATTTTTAAAAACCAATCGGTTTCACAAAATAAAATCACAATACCATCCCTCTATTGCCATTCCCCTTCTCTATCCAACCAGTGATACAAGGGAAATTATCCAAGCCGCACAAAATGGGCTGCGTCGTATATACAAAAAGAACTACCTATATCAAAAGGCTGGTATCATGATGCTGGACATCGTTGGACAAGATAAAAATCAGCTTAATATTTTCAGTAACACAAATACTGACGAAGCAAAAAAACGTAGTGAAATCTTAATGCAAACCCTTGATAATATTAATAAAAAAATGGGACGTAATAAAATCGCTTTTGGAGCAACCAAATCCACAGCATCATGGAACTTAAAACGCAACCACTTAAGTCAACGATATACGACCCGATGGGATGAATTACCTGTGGTTAAGGCTGTATGA
- a CDS encoding restriction endonuclease, which produces MKFKFLPSIFILYCCFVYSPVSFANTYTIQRTPIWQSSTNTSTQQFIISGSENNYTISLILMPQRYAILQVYTQRKDQLLNHTALTLTLTIGQQIIKLPKSTLNMRPGYLIFNKSLSIIQLKEFLHELTSKDTAYITYNHDIIPVSLAGTSKVVTALLKYINDHNISNLPTPFTQERNFITSFYFPSISESKNKLLYGMGVLTLLFFLTKPCWKLCKKLLILLIFYYKRRKATKIANREIQKYAKILYIRRDQLIYTDEYGSLIKDKWFQEINRFIKTKIKPLLHETKLESFYPYIQKSIFKTIVQTAKNFPRSANQKVKSKNKQRHIYSPKMKPLDYEAYCADLLCQIGWDAQVTTASGDQGADVIAMKNDVILILQCKLYSKPVGNKAVQEVNAAKSFYHAHYTAVVSNAPYTTSARQLASSTHVALLHHELLQEFALSLR; this is translated from the coding sequence ATGAAATTTAAATTTTTACCTTCTATTTTTATCCTATATTGTTGTTTCGTATATTCCCCCGTATCTTTTGCAAATACATATACCATTCAACGTACCCCTATTTGGCAAAGTAGTACAAACACGTCCACCCAACAGTTTATTATCTCAGGATCAGAAAATAACTATACTATTTCTTTAATTTTGATGCCTCAGCGTTATGCTATTCTACAAGTTTACACACAACGAAAAGATCAACTCCTAAATCATACTGCTCTAACACTGACATTGACTATAGGGCAGCAAATTATAAAACTTCCTAAATCAACTCTTAACATGAGACCTGGTTACTTGATTTTTAACAAAAGCCTTTCAATTATACAACTCAAGGAGTTTTTGCATGAACTGACATCAAAAGATACCGCCTATATTACCTATAACCACGATATTATTCCTGTTTCATTGGCGGGAACCAGTAAAGTTGTAACTGCTTTACTTAAGTATATTAACGACCATAATATCAGTAACTTACCTACTCCTTTTACCCAAGAACGTAATTTTATAACTTCATTTTATTTTCCTAGTATTTCCGAAAGTAAAAATAAACTATTATATGGTATGGGTGTATTGACTCTGTTGTTTTTCTTAACGAAACCATGCTGGAAATTATGCAAAAAATTACTAATTCTATTGATTTTTTATTATAAAAGAAGAAAAGCCACAAAAATTGCTAATCGTGAAATACAAAAATACGCAAAAATATTATATATTAGAAGGGATCAATTAATTTATACTGATGAATATGGTTCATTAATAAAAGATAAGTGGTTCCAAGAAATTAATCGTTTTATCAAAACAAAAATAAAACCTCTTTTACACGAAACAAAATTAGAATCTTTCTACCCTTACATTCAAAAATCAATTTTTAAGACAATTGTTCAAACAGCCAAAAACTTTCCTCGCTCTGCCAATCAGAAAGTTAAGAGTAAAAATAAACAACGTCATATATATTCTCCGAAAATGAAACCCTTAGATTACGAAGCATATTGCGCTGATCTATTATGTCAAATTGGATGGGATGCACAAGTTACAACAGCAAGTGGTGATCAAGGTGCAGATGTGATTGCTATGAAAAATGATGTTATCCTTATTCTGCAGTGCAAATTATACAGCAAGCCTGTCGGTAATAAAGCCGTTCAAGAGGTGAATGCTGCCAAAAGTTTTTACCATGCCCATTATACTGCTGTTGTATCTAATGCACCGTATACAACGTCTGCTCGACAACTCGCATCTTCTACCCATGTTGCTTTACTTCACCATGAGTTATTACAAGAATTTGCACTTTCGTTACGTTAA
- a CDS encoding YdcF family protein, with translation MVLNHKKKWLAAIFFVFVFLVLSVIVCGLRNNTFNADLIVVLGNKVFPDGDPSEALVARLNEAIRIYDDGYAPYILVSGGTGIEGHDESVVMKQYLIDHGIPEKNIINDGKGVNTRATAQNTAIYMNDHHMKCAIVISQYYHIARIKLAFNMAGVKCLGNAAPFYFTWEDFVKVPREMMGYVFYYFRLK, from the coding sequence ATGGTTCTAAATCATAAAAAAAAGTGGCTTGCAGCTATTTTCTTTGTTTTTGTATTTTTGGTTTTGTCAGTAATTGTATGTGGTTTGCGTAATAATACATTCAATGCTGATTTAATTGTTGTTCTGGGTAATAAAGTTTTTCCGGACGGCGATCCGAGCGAAGCGTTGGTTGCACGTTTGAATGAGGCCATAAGAATATATGATGACGGTTATGCTCCTTACATTTTGGTTAGCGGTGGAACAGGTATAGAGGGACATGATGAATCTGTTGTGATGAAACAATATTTGATAGATCATGGTATCCCTGAAAAGAACATTATAAATGACGGGAAAGGGGTGAATACACGTGCAACTGCGCAAAATACAGCAATATACATGAATGATCATCATATGAAATGTGCTATTGTTATTTCTCAATATTATCATATTGCGCGTATTAAATTAGCTTTTAACATGGCTGGAGTTAAGTGTTTGGGCAACGCTGCACCTTTTTACTTTACTTGGGAAGATTTTGTAAAAGTTCCTAGGGAAATGATGGGGTATGTATTTTATTATTTTCGTTTGAAATAA